Below is a window of Leucobacter sp. Psy1 DNA.
ATCGCCGATCGGCACCGCGGTCGACCAGATCGGCCCGTACCGCGTCGCGCACCCTTTCCGCCTCAGCGGTGAGTGAGAGGTGATCGAGCATGATCGCGGCCGAGAGAATCGCCGCGGTCGGGTCCGCCTTCTGCTTCCCCGCGATGTCGGGAGCAGAACCGTGAACGGGCTCGAACATGCTCGGGAACGCACCGTCGGGATTGATGTTCCCTGACGCCGCGAGCCCGATGCCGCCGCCGATAGCGCCGGCCAGGTCCGTGAGGATATCGCCAAACAGGTTATCAGTCACGATGACGTCGAAGCGAGCGGGATCCTGCACCATGTAGATCGTCGCCGCGTCGACGTGCATGTAGTCGACCGTCACATCGGGATACTCAGCAGCGACCGCCTGCACGATGCCCTGCCACGTCGCCCCCGAGTGGACGAGCACGTTCGTCTTGTGCACCCACGTGAGCTTCTGACGCTCGCGGTGCTGCGCCGTCTCGAAGGCGTAGCGCACGACCCGCTCGATCCCGAACGCCGTGTTCACCGACACCTCGGTCGCGACCTCGGCGGGCGTGCCCGCGCGGAGGCGACCGCCGTTGCCGGCGTACGGCCCCTCGGTGCCCTCACGGACGACCACGAAGTCGACCTCGCCGGGATCGCGGAGCGTCGACTCCACCCCGGGGAAGAGTGTGCACGGGCGGACGTTGGCGTAGTGCTCGAAGTCAAAGCGCAGCTTCAGCAGCAGCCCGCGCTCGATGTTCGCACCCGCGAGGCGCGGGTCACCGGGAACGCCCCCGACCGCACCGAACAGGATCGCGTCGTGCTCGGCGATGGCCGCCTGCTCGATCTCGGGCAGCGTCTCCCCCGTCTCGAGGAACCGGTCGGCGCCGAGCTTGAACTCCGTACGCTCCAGCGCGACATCACTGCCGACGAGCGCCGCGTCGAGCACGCGATTCGCCTCCGCGATCACCTCGGGTCCGATCCCGTCACCGGGAATCACTGCAAGCTTGATCGTGCGGGTCACTGATGCTCCTCGTGTGCTGTCCATGCGTCTCTGCCGCGTACCCCACCAGCCTACTCCGCCGAGGGGCGCGGGAGGTGCCGTGTCACCCCGTGGGCCCGCTAAGCTGATATCCGGCCGCAACGGCCGTCACGCGCGAGTGGCGGAATTGGCAGACGCGCTGGATTTAGGTTCCAGTGTCCTCGGACGTGGGGGTTCAAGTCCCCCCTCGCGCACGGTAGATAGACAAAGGCCAGGAGGGCGATACGGTTCCCTCGCTTCTCTGCCGGTGCACCCTTATCTTGCACCTCAAGATTTGTTTCGAGTCGAGAGGACGGGGACGAGCTTGCTCTCCCGCGCAAGTTCCTCAACCGCCTCCTACCCTCTGCCACCATCGCAGCATGGACGATTCAATCACCTCCGCGATCAGGCGACTCGCTGAGAAAGAGGTCGCCCGCTCACGCGCGCGCTGCCCCGAGCCTCCGAAAACGCCTCGCGTACTCGTAGTGTCGACCGAGGTTCTCCCGGGGGCAGGCTGCTTCCGATTACCGAAATCGTCCGCCTGCTGGGTAGGTCCAGGGACTGGGTCTACGACCGGATCACGACAGGTGAGCTCGCGACAGTGAATCTCGGATCCGCGAAAGCGAAGCGACGAATTGAGGCCGCCGAGCTTGCTCGCTCTGTGAGGGCCATCGCCGATTAGAAGCGTTCGTCGGCGATCGGGGGGAGTACGATCTCGCGCACGAACGATGCATCTGAGATCGCGAGCACGAACCTGACGGTGTCGACGACGTCATGAACTGGGATGAGAGCCCCGTCCCCATTCCTGGCGGCCTGTTCTCGAGGCACGGCGAGCGCATCATCCGTGTTGAGATCGCCGAGCTGCAGAACCGTCACCGCGAGTCGCTGATCACGATACTGCTCTCGAAGCGCGTCAGCGATACCGTTCAAGGCCATCTTGGTCGCCCCGAAGGCTACCTCAGGCCGTCCGCTGCGTGCCAACGCGGAGGTGGATCCCGTGAGAATCACCTTCGGTGCGGAGGAGCGGAATAGTCGCGGTACAAGCGCTCGCAACGCGAGCAGCGGACCCGTTACATTCGTCGCCACCATCGACTCGGTGAGGGCGTCGGACTGCGCTGCGAAATCGTAGTCCGCGGTGAATGCCGTCGGCTCCCAAACACCCAAATTCCAGATCACCACGTCTAGCGATTCGGGCACGCGTGCACGCAGCGCCGCTGTACCTGCGACCGGGTCGGAGAAGTCGGCGGAGATCCATGGAACAGGCAGTTCGGCGGGAACTCGACGCGACACCCCGATCACCTCGTGACCGTCGGCATGTAGACCATCGATGAACGCTCGTCCCAGTCCGGCGCTGGCTCCGACGATCAATATGCGCATGAGTTCAGTATGTCCGATAGGCGGATCCAAGCATGGAGGCACGCTCTAGCTCTTACAGCGTCCGCCGAGTTCCGCGGCCGCTGGGTCCGCTCGACGTGGGGAACGAACGGGCACGCGAAGAGTCCGCGCGCGAGTGCCCAACTTATCGACAGGGCGTGTGCGAACATTCGTTCACTGAGAACTGAATAGCTCGAGCAGGGATCACCGGGCCGAGGCCCAGAGCCCCGTAGTGCGCCAGAGCCACACCGTCGAGCCTGCAACCCGCACTGGTGCGGGGCCGGAGATACTAGTTCCAGTGTCCTCGGACGTGGGGGTTCAAGTCCCCCCTCG
It encodes the following:
- a CDS encoding 3-isopropylmalate dehydrogenase: MTRTIKLAVIPGDGIGPEVIAEANRVLDAALVGSDVALERTEFKLGADRFLETGETLPEIEQAAIAEHDAILFGAVGGVPGDPRLAGANIERGLLLKLRFDFEHYANVRPCTLFPGVESTLRDPGEVDFVVVREGTEGPYAGNGGRLRAGTPAEVATEVSVNTAFGIERVVRYAFETAQHRERQKLTWVHKTNVLVHSGATWQGIVQAVAAEYPDVTVDYMHVDAATIYMVQDPARFDVIVTDNLFGDILTDLAGAIGGGIGLAASGNINPDGAFPSMFEPVHGSAPDIAGKQKADPTAAILSAAIMLDHLSLTAEAERVRDAVRADLVDRGADRRSTAEIGDRIIAHLSAGSDRDSRND
- a CDS encoding SDR family oxidoreductase, which produces MRILIVGASAGLGRAFIDGLHADGHEVIGVSRRVPAELPVPWISADFSDPVAGTAALRARVPESLDVVIWNLGVWEPTAFTADYDFAAQSDALTESMVATNVTGPLLALRALVPRLFRSSAPKVILTGSTSALARSGRPEVAFGATKMALNGIADALREQYRDQRLAVTVLQLGDLNTDDALAVPREQAARNGDGALIPVHDVVDTVRFVLAISDASFVREIVLPPIADERF